The genomic stretch GATAGGGCTTTCCATAGAAGCCCGCACCATTCCCTTTGACCTCGGTCACGCCGTTGGCGATCTTGTGCCAGATGATAGGGGTCAGGCAGTCGAGTCCTAGCTTGCGTACCCGTACCTGAATATCGGAGTGCAAGGGCATAACCCGATGCCGACCATCGAGGCGGCGCGGTATGCAGACATCCCCCACCACGCAGCAAATCCGTCCTCCAGGAGCAAGAACGCGCATGCACTCTCGCCAAACCTCGTCGAGTTGGTCAAGAAACTTCTCATAGTCGCCGATGTCGCCCAACTGACCTTCGATGTCGCGATATTTCTTGAGAGTCCAATAAGGAGGGCTAGTCACGACCAGGTGCACGCTGGCGTCGTCGACCCAAGTCAAGTCCCTGGCATCGCCCAGATGGAGTCTGTGCAGCGTCGAATCAAAAGGCGCTGGCCATGGCGAGTTCCGGTAGTACTGGTTGGCCTCAAGCAACGCCTCCAGCGACTCCGCTGTGTTGTCCTCTCTCGGTACGACTGGTTCTGCGACAATCGACATAGGTCCGTCCTGCCTTCAAATGACCTCTGAAGAATAGCAGCCAGCCATGACAGAGCCCCAAGCCCATGCGGGATGCTTTGAGGAGTGAAGAATTGAGTTGAAACGGGGAAGCTCGCCGACGCGGGGACAGGCATCTTCAGGCACCCCCC from Acidobacteriota bacterium encodes the following:
- a CDS encoding DNA methyltransferase; translated protein: MSIVAEPVVPREDNTAESLEALLEANQYYRNSPWPAPFDSTLHRLHLGDARDLTWVDDASVHLVVTSPPYWTLKKYRDIEGQLGDIGDYEKFLDQLDEVWRECMRVLAPGGRICCVVGDVCIPRRLDGRHRVMPLHSDIQVRVRKLGLDCLTPIIWHKIANGVTEVKGNGAGFYGKPY